A window from Chitinophaga filiformis encodes these proteins:
- a CDS encoding thioesterase II family protein, with amino-acid sequence MVNVNLFCIPFAGGNRYSFLPLEKAIGSSLTTIPLDYPGRGTRYGEPLLKRLDLLCEDLFRQVRAKLQEPYAIYGHSMGGLLTYLLTKKIRDAQLPLPVHLFISGSRAPSMRRDMPDYHKLPRPQFIEQLRSLGGTTDEILNSSEILELYEPILRADFEAVETYEYTPCEPFHIPLTVFNGLSDRISREQAEAWQRETMLPIVLREYPGDHFFILEHTTAIASLIVRNVYAGFSLKNTI; translated from the coding sequence ATGGTAAATGTTAATCTGTTTTGTATCCCTTTTGCAGGTGGCAACCGCTATTCATTCCTGCCGCTGGAGAAGGCAATAGGGAGTTCCCTGACTACCATTCCGCTGGATTACCCGGGAAGGGGCACCCGCTATGGTGAGCCTTTGTTGAAGCGACTGGATCTCTTGTGTGAGGACCTTTTCAGGCAGGTAAGGGCGAAGCTGCAGGAACCATATGCCATATATGGCCATAGTATGGGCGGCTTGCTGACCTATCTTTTAACGAAGAAGATAAGGGATGCGCAACTGCCATTGCCGGTACACCTGTTTATCAGCGGTAGCCGGGCACCTTCCATGAGAAGGGATATGCCGGATTATCACAAGTTACCCAGGCCGCAGTTCATAGAGCAGTTACGTTCGCTGGGTGGTACAACCGATGAAATATTGAACAGCAGTGAAATACTGGAATTGTACGAACCTATACTCCGTGCAGATTTTGAAGCGGTGGAGACTTATGAGTATACCCCTTGTGAGCCATTCCATATACCCCTTACTGTTTTCAACGGCTTGTCAGACAGGATCAGCCGTGAACAGGCGGAGGCCTGGCAAAGGGAGACAATGCTTCCTATTGTGCTCCGCGAATATCCGGGTGATCATTTCTTCATTCTCGAACACACCACTGCAATAGCCAGCCTGATCGTGCGGAACGTTTATGCTGGATTTTCCTTAAAAAACACCATATAA